One genomic region from Tripterygium wilfordii isolate XIE 37 chromosome 20, ASM1340144v1, whole genome shotgun sequence encodes:
- the LOC119987535 gene encoding agmatine deiminase → MVEMKGTPAEHGFYMPAEWEPHSQCWMGWPERPDNWRDNAVPGQSAFVKVAAAISKFEPVTVCASPAEWENARSQLPDHIRVIEMSMNDSWFRDCGPTFVIAKCKSNSGALEPKVAGIDWNFNSWGGVDDGCYEDWSLDLLVTRKILGIEKLPRFPHSMILEGGSIHVDGEGTCLTTEECLLNKNRNPHMTKEQIEDELKAYLGVSKIIWLPHGLYGDEDTNGHIDNMCCFAKPGVVLLSWTDDETDPQFERSAEAFSILSNTTDARGRKLEIIKLHVPGPLYMTDEEANGINQDGNAKPRPPGTRLAASYVNFYTANGGIITPEFGDRKWDDEAVRVLSQTFPDHKVVRVEGAREIVLAGGNIHCITQQQPAVPTRAAE, encoded by the exons ATGGTGGAAATGAAAGGAACGCCAGCTGAACATGGGTTCTATATGCCTGCAGAGTGGGAACCCCATTCACAGTGTTGGATGGGTTGGCCT GAGCGTCCGGATAACTGGAGAGACAATGCAGTGCCTGGTCAAAGTGCATTTGTCAAGGTAGCAGCTGCAATCTCAAAGTTTGAACCTGTGACTGTCTGTGCTAGTCCCGCTGAG TGGGAAAATGCACGAAGTCAGCTACCAGATCATATAAGGGTTATTGAAATGAGTATGAACGACTCTTGGTTTCGTGATTGTGGGCCAACC TTTGTCATTGCTAAATGTAAATCAAATTCTGGCGCGTTGGAGCCAAAGGTTGCTGGAATTGATTGGAACTTTAATAGCTGGGGAG GGGTTGATGATGGTTGCTATGAAGATTGGAGTCTTGACCTTCTCGTGACGAGGAAG ATTCTGGGAATTGAGAAGCTTCCAAGGTTTCCACATTCTATGATTCTTGAAGGTGGAAGCATCCACGTCGATGGAGAAG GGACTTGTCTCACCACTGAGGAGTGCCTCTTGAACAAAAATCGAAACCCCCATATGACTAAGGAACAAATAGAGGATGAACTTAAAGCATATCTTGGAGTCAGCAAGATTATTTGGTTGCCTCATGGATTATATG GTGATGAGGATACTAATGGTCATATTGACAATATGTGCTGTTTCGCAAAACCTGGTGTGGTTTTGTTGTCTTGGACTGACGATGAAACAGATCCACAGTTTGAACGATCAGCTGAAGCCTTTTCTATTCTCTCAAATACCACTGATGCCCGTGGTAGGAAATTAGAAATAATTAAACTCCACGTACCTGGGCCACTTTATATGACAGATGAAGAAGCTAATGGAATTAATCAA GATGGCAATGCTAAACCCAGACCTCCAGGAACAAGACTTGCTGCTTCCTACGTAAACTTTTACACTGCCAATGGAGGAATCATCACACCAGAATTTGGGGACCGAAAGTGGGATGATGAAGCTGTTCGTGTCCTGTCGCAAACCTTTCCGGATCACAAA GTGGTAAGAGTTGAAGGTGCAAGGGAGATTGTTTTAGCTGGTGGAAATATCCATTGCATCACTCAGCAACAACCAGCCGTTCCAACTCGTGCTGCGGAATAA
- the LOC119987278 gene encoding serine protease SPPA, chloroplastic, which yields MAKLLLHVPHFPPIHGRAVCAILSKPSSFQLLSPLFSRLLTSTFLHAPLSIPASPSSVSHRNLSVRAFDSSSSEAKPEAEKDNCTSKTEIKDAKDEEYPSGEFEFEQVGAWRSFLVKLKMLIALPWERVPKGSILTMKLRGQISDQLKSRFSSGLSLPQICENFIKAAYDPRISGIYLHIEPLDCGWAKVEEIRRHILDFKKSSKSVVCYVPACGEKEYYLACACEELYAPPSAYFSLYGLTVQSSFLGGVFEKVGIEPQVQRIGKYKSAGDQLTRKTMSEENCEMLTALLDNIYGNWLDKVSSARGKKREDVEKFINEGVYKVEMLKEEGLITNIQYDDEVISMLKGRLGVQKDKNLPMVDYRKYSRVRRWTLGLTGGKNQIAVIRASGSIQRSRGPLSTSSSGIIGEQLIEKIRRVRESKRYKAAVIRIDSPGGDALASDLMWREIRLLAESKPVIASMSDVAASGGYYMAMAALTIVAEKLTLTGSIGVVTGKFCLGKLYEKIGFNKEIISRGRFAELLAAEQRPFRPDEAELFAKSAQNAYKQFRDKAAFSRSMSVEKMEEVAQGRVWAGKDAVDRGLVDVIGGFSRAIAIAKQKANIPKHERVTLVELSRPSPTLPEVVSSIGNTVVGVDATLKELLQDLTFSEGVQARMEGIMFQRLEGASYNPIFALMKDFLSSL from the exons atggCTAAGCTGCTGCTACACGTTCCACACTTTCCGCCGATTCACGGCCGCGCCGTCTGTGCTATTCTCTCGAAGCCCTCAAGTTTCCaactcctctctcctctcttctctaGACTCCTCACGAGTACGTTCCTCCACGCTCCTCTCTCCATCCCTGCCTCTCCCAGTTCAGTTTCCCATCGCAACCTCTCGGTCCGTGCTTTCGATTCCTCTTCCTCCGAAGCGAAGCCTGAAGCAGAGAAAGATAATTGCACTTCCAAGACTGAAATCAAGGACGCCAAGGATGAGGAATATCCGAGTGGAGAATTTGAGTTCGAGCAGGTTGGGGCATGGCGGAGCTTTCTGGTGAAGCTCAAGATGCTCATTGCGTTGCCTTGGGAGCGTGTCCCCAAGGGCAGCATTTTGACCATGAAATTACGAGGCCAG ATATCTGATCAGCTAAAGAGCCGTTTCTCTTCAGGATTATCGCTCCCTCAAATTTGTGAAAACTTCATAAAAGCAGCATATGACCCTCGTATCTCTGGCATCTATCTCCATATTGAACCATTGGATTGTGGATGGGCCAAAGTTGAGGAAATTCGAAGGCATATCTTGGACTTCAAAAAATCAA GTAAAAGTGTTGTCTGCTATGTCCCTGCTTGTGGAGAGAAGGAGTATTACCTTGCATGTGCTTGCGAAGAGCTATATGCTCCCCCAAGTGCTTACTTTTCCCTGTATGGTTTAACTGTGCAATCATCATTCCTTGGAG GTGTTTTTGAGAAAGTAGGTATTGAACCTCAAGTGCAAAGAATTGGCAAATACAAAAGTGCAGGGGATCAGCTTACTCGTAAAACTATGTCAGAAGAAAATTGTGAGATGCTGACAGCATTGCTTGATAACATCTACGGGAATTGGCTGGACAAAGTTTCTTCTGCAAGAG gaaagaaaagagaggatGTGGAGAAGTTCATAAATGAAGGCGTTTACAAAGTAGAAATGCTGAAAGAAGAAGGACTGATAACAAATATACAATATGACGACGAG GTTATCTCAATGTTGAAAGGGAGACTTGGTGTCCAAAAAGATAAAAATCTTCCCATGGTTGATTACAG AAAATACTCTCGCGTCAGGAGATGGACTCTTGGTCTGACTGGTGGTAAAAACCAGATAGCTGTTATCAGAGCTTCTGGGAGTATTCAGCGTTCGCGGGGTCCATTAAGCACTTCTAGTTCCGGTATCATTGGGGAGCAATTAATTGAGAAGATTCGTCGTGTAAGAG AGTCAAAAAGATATAAAGCTGCCGTCATCCGAATTGACAGCCCTGGAGGTGATGCTCTTGCTTCTGATTT AATGTGGAGGGAGATCAGACTTTTGGCTGAATCAAAACCTGTGATTGCATCAATGTCTGATGTGGCTGCAAGTGGAGGATACTATATGGCAATGGCTGCGTTGACAATTGTTGCGGAGAAGCTGACTCTAACTGGTTCAATTGGAGTAGTCACAG GGAAATTTTGCCTGGGTAAACTATATGAAAAAATTGGCTTCAACAAGGAGATTATATCACGGGGAAGATTTGCGGAGCTCCTTGCAGCGGAACAACGACCATTCAG ACCAGATGAAGCAGAACTCTTTGCAAAGTCTGCACAGAATGCCTATAAGCAATTCAGGGACAAGGCAGCTTTTTCAAGATCAATGAGT GTAGAAAAGATGGAAGAAGTTGCACAAGGCAGAGTATGGGCAGGTAAAGATGCAGTTGATCGAGGTTTGGTTGATGTAATTGGTGGGTTCTCCCGGGCTATTGCCATAGCAAAACAGAAAGCTAATATACCCAAACATGAGCGG GTTACTCTTGTTGAGTTATCACGACCATCTCCTACTTTACCCGAGGTCGTAAGTAGCATAGGGAATACTGTTGTTGGGGTTGATGCAACATTGAAAGAGCTGCTTCAAGACTTGACATTTTCCGAAGGAGTTCAAGCCCGGATGGAAGGAATCATGTTTCAGAGACTTGAAGGAGCTTCTTATAACCCCATCTTTGCTCTGATGAAAGACTTTCTTAGTTCTCTCTGA